A region from the Spiroplasma taiwanense CT-1 genome encodes:
- a CDS encoding SGNH/GDSL hydrolase family protein has translation MKRILSFLMSSTLVITSTSQIIACTNPLNSENSKSNIDYLNIGKDIDTKYAYNDGVNSEEHEGFTNYYIIGDSLSDMDGLTTFFSDYLGETGKTKQSSNKIKEFNLKFKGGYGFDENEKRRNPFTNGEPAGYVIAKELHFDNLEASNYYKKIDLDIKTDYGNNYAVGGATAAKFDSPTSKLLFNNFIIVEQTKALIEQHKIGANDFTLFQIGPNDLFAINEMTDDKDIDKSIQDVMDAITYSFFSLLNNGVKNVLFMTPPTLDTIPLYNSYSEEQINKIKEIGEKFNTNLIKVINLVMKFYPENVQYYDLYKDFENVKREYKDSDLNTSENSNKLILDKGYSKEKQLLLTTPDKKQNGQDYKFEINSFDVNDLTEFLQEVSKISEELKGKSIDINGTMTMAYNSENGDENIENYFFVDDVHPSKGVHKYVAMKKILPIIKDKFIKKS, from the coding sequence ATGAAAAGAATACTATCGTTTTTAATGTCAAGTACATTAGTAATTACTTCAACAAGTCAAATAATTGCCTGTACAAATCCATTAAACTCAGAAAATTCAAAAAGTAATATAGATTATTTAAACATAGGAAAAGATATAGATACGAAATATGCATATAATGATGGAGTTAATTCAGAAGAACATGAAGGTTTTACAAATTATTATATAATTGGTGATAGTTTAAGTGACATGGATGGTTTAACTACATTTTTTAGTGATTATCTTGGAGAAACAGGAAAAACTAAGCAATCTTCAAATAAAATTAAAGAATTTAATTTAAAATTTAAAGGTGGTTATGGATTTGATGAAAATGAAAAAAGAAGAAATCCATTTACAAATGGTGAACCAGCAGGTTATGTAATTGCTAAGGAATTACATTTTGATAATCTAGAAGCAAGTAATTATTATAAAAAAATAGATTTAGATATAAAAACTGATTATGGAAATAATTATGCAGTTGGAGGAGCAACGGCTGCAAAATTTGATTCACCAACTTCAAAACTTTTATTTAATAATTTTATAATTGTTGAACAAACAAAGGCACTAATTGAACAACACAAAATTGGTGCAAATGATTTTACATTATTTCAAATCGGTCCAAATGATTTATTTGCAATAAATGAAATGACAGATGATAAAGATATCGATAAGTCAATTCAAGATGTTATGGATGCAATTACATATTCATTTTTTAGCTTATTAAATAATGGAGTAAAAAATGTTTTATTTATGACACCCCCAACACTAGATACAATTCCTCTTTACAACTCATATTCTGAAGAGCAAATAAATAAAATAAAAGAAATTGGAGAAAAATTTAATACAAATTTAATAAAAGTTATTAATCTTGTTATGAAATTCTATCCAGAAAATGTTCAATATTATGATTTATATAAAGATTTTGAAAATGTAAAAAGAGAGTATAAAGATTCAGATTTAAATACTTCTGAAAATAGTAATAAATTAATTTTGGATAAAGGATATTCAAAGGAAAAACAGCTATTACTAACAACACCAGATAAAAAACAAAATGGACAAGATTATAAATTTGAAATTAATTCATTTGATGTTAATGACTTAACTGAATTTTTACAAGAAGTTTCTAAAATTTCAGAAGAATTAAAAGGTAAATCAATTGATATTAATGGAACAATGACAATGGCGTATAATTCTGAAAACGGAGACGAAAATATAGAAAATTACTTTTTTGTAGATGATGTTCATCCTTCAAAAGGTGTTCATAAATATGTTGCAATGAAAAAAATTTTGCCAATTATTAAAGATAAGTTTATAAAAAAATCTTAG
- a CDS encoding vWA domain-containing protein, with translation MEFDLQKPVNEIKNEIEKLRKKDFHNSDFLLFKKNHEYAAEQLDDKINNFYSASNLSIIKQVKIPEPIRKEIVYYNYISEKFDEVSFSQNLNLIQSKLIEFDSPFSTYIDTMKWKIDNGYFELKGREWYTEFFRTWTFMLTKRIVDFRMKAVEDLRYNYLVEIYSIIKNYGKYAKIYKTIYDVFGKIANVEDELKNQNIESIARFAEFLYKDPSILRIAELLGRLNGEDDLMEVNITEQIVTYPTEVKLPYNPEEIVGLTVSKDLERLLLMEFANLFDEELEVIFYKKYIESQLQTFLFESNEQIIEHEIEEVEYEAPIPLEQGKFIICIDTSTSMEGAGEYIAKALSIAVAKVALKEERDLVFINFANEHVDEFIINARTVNVQKMLDFLAKSFYGKTNARPAFQKVIEKMHSQDFKRADLLMISDFMMDSVSNSIRVKIADLKDNYNRFHSLVIGTMPNVETQDIFDNVMYYDPNDPYATTQIVKSLNETLRDLRELKEEELAYRDEQLAEINTIRDKKRMREVHKDDPKSKKLEKKKQQLRKLEKQNQ, from the coding sequence ATGGAATTTGATCTACAAAAACCTGTAAATGAGATCAAAAATGAAATTGAAAAATTAAGAAAAAAAGACTTTCATAATAGTGATTTTCTTTTATTCAAAAAAAATCATGAATATGCTGCAGAACAATTAGATGATAAAATAAATAATTTTTATAGTGCATCAAATTTGTCAATAATTAAGCAAGTTAAAATTCCTGAACCAATTAGAAAAGAAATTGTTTATTATAATTATATTTCAGAAAAATTTGATGAAGTTTCATTTTCTCAAAATTTAAATTTAATTCAATCAAAACTTATTGAGTTTGATTCACCATTTTCAACATATATTGACACAATGAAATGGAAAATTGATAATGGTTATTTTGAGTTAAAAGGTAGAGAATGGTATACAGAATTTTTTAGAACTTGAACATTTATGTTAACAAAAAGAATAGTTGATTTTAGAATGAAAGCAGTAGAAGATTTGAGATATAACTATTTGGTTGAAATTTATTCTATAATAAAAAATTATGGTAAATATGCAAAAATATATAAAACAATTTATGATGTTTTTGGTAAAATTGCAAATGTTGAAGATGAACTTAAAAATCAAAATATTGAATCAATTGCAAGATTTGCAGAATTTCTATATAAAGATCCCTCAATTTTAAGAATTGCAGAGTTGCTTGGTAGATTAAATGGTGAAGATGATTTAATGGAAGTTAATATTACAGAACAAATTGTTACTTACCCAACTGAAGTAAAATTACCATATAACCCAGAAGAAATTGTTGGTTTAACTGTATCTAAAGATTTAGAAAGATTATTACTAATGGAATTTGCAAATCTATTTGATGAAGAATTGGAAGTAATTTTTTATAAAAAATATATTGAATCTCAACTACAAACATTTTTATTTGAATCAAATGAACAAATAATTGAACATGAAATTGAAGAAGTTGAATATGAAGCACCAATACCACTTGAACAAGGAAAATTTATAATTTGCATTGACACTTCAACTTCAATGGAAGGTGCTGGAGAATATATTGCAAAAGCGCTTTCAATTGCTGTTGCAAAAGTAGCTTTAAAAGAAGAACGTGACTTAGTTTTTATTAATTTTGCAAACGAACATGTTGATGAATTTATAATTAATGCAAGAACTGTTAATGTCCAAAAAATGTTAGATTTTCTTGCAAAATCATTTTATGGTAAAACAAATGCAAGACCTGCTTTTCAAAAGGTAATTGAAAAAATGCATTCACAGGATTTTAAAAGAGCTGATTTATTAATGATTTCTGATTTTATGATGGACTCAGTTTCAAATTCAATTAGAGTAAAAATTGCTGATTTAAAAGATAATTATAATAGATTTCATTCACTTGTTATTGGAACAATGCCAAATGTTGAAACACAAGATATTTTTGATAATGTCATGTATTATGATCCAAACGATCCATATGCAACAACTCAAATTGTTAAATCTCTTAATGAAACATTAAGAGATTTAAGAGAGTTAAAAGAAGAAGAACTTGCTTATAGAGATGAACAATTGGCAGAAATTAATACAATTAGAGATAAAAAAAGAATGCGTGAAGTACACAAAGATGATCCAAAATCAAAAAAACTTGAAAAGAAAAAACAACAATTAAGGAAATTGGAAAAACAAAACCAATAA
- the fib gene encoding cytoskeletal motor fibril protein Fib yields the protein MIGIISTAYFTVRDREGIKTVRKYWWRNMVIQHVKYRGKFFVIATIGYGKANAAMAITYLMEEYPTLETVLNVDLALSTNDKFDTTDTVMATKFIYRDADLTVFKDIKYGQIVHEPEAFAFNTELETQVKNFKLGVSDGIIGTADMLIYNSKQFKEMVDKYGQTIDVIDSEAGALAQVAKKSSVNFVAMKIMYNNALSPWDNDPLHKFKIYETTNTLKYLVARLFNLLSSKLFIDFSKSTIDELDVINELFEMEHDAWTKRFKKNVSSLLSGFGPSLMLVDSKAATPEAVDIVEVMKTKIEDEGPSKIILGEDEWKNAPKKWLRKLMFLQNVHVNDDELLWNKSAKYDTRSHKINSIEDVAKAISKAISDRSQDKSSYTYDGATVAKKHLLVTVDAAISFYITNNSTHEFVEEPKYGSKLVANEFTKFLNEQLAEVDSPFEKIIVYIKIPAIGASKLPVFIQTKSKANTPIVFGGYSAKEQKTYTVVDITRNDYDPLKVGSFKVTIRLKNELK from the coding sequence ATGATTGGTATTATTTCAACAGCTTATTTTACAGTTAGAGATCGTGAAGGAATTAAAACTGTAAGAAAATATTGATGAAGAAATATGGTAATTCAACATGTTAAGTACAGAGGAAAATTTTTTGTAATTGCAACTATTGGATATGGTAAAGCGAATGCAGCCATGGCAATTACTTACTTAATGGAAGAATACCCAACTTTAGAAACAGTTCTAAACGTTGACTTAGCTTTATCAACAAATGATAAATTCGACACAACAGATACAGTTATGGCTACAAAATTTATATACAGAGATGCAGACCTAACAGTATTTAAAGATATTAAATATGGACAAATCGTTCATGAACCAGAAGCATTTGCTTTTAATACAGAACTTGAAACACAAGTTAAAAACTTTAAATTAGGAGTTTCAGATGGAATTATTGGTACAGCTGATATGTTAATTTACAACTCAAAACAATTTAAAGAAATGGTTGATAAATATGGACAAACAATTGATGTTATTGATTCAGAAGCTGGAGCACTAGCTCAAGTTGCTAAAAAATCAAGTGTTAACTTTGTAGCAATGAAAATTATGTATAATAATGCATTATCTCCATGAGATAATGATCCGTTACATAAATTTAAAATTTATGAAACAACAAATACATTAAAATATTTAGTAGCAAGATTATTTAATCTATTATCATCAAAATTATTTATTGATTTTTCAAAAAGCACTATTGATGAATTAGATGTTATTAATGAATTATTTGAAATGGAACATGATGCTTGAACAAAACGTTTCAAAAAAAATGTTTCTTCATTACTTTCAGGATTCGGACCTTCATTGATGTTGGTTGATAGTAAAGCAGCAACTCCAGAAGCAGTTGATATTGTTGAAGTTATGAAAACAAAAATTGAAGATGAAGGACCAAGTAAAATCATTTTAGGTGAAGATGAATGAAAAAATGCACCAAAAAAATGATTACGTAAATTAATGTTCTTACAAAATGTTCATGTAAATGATGATGAACTGTTATGAAATAAATCAGCAAAATATGATACTAGATCACATAAAATTAATTCAATTGAAGATGTTGCAAAAGCAATTTCAAAAGCAATTTCAGATCGCTCACAAGATAAATCATCATATACTTATGATGGTGCAACAGTTGCTAAAAAACACTTATTAGTAACAGTTGATGCTGCAATTTCATTCTATATTACAAATAATTCAACACATGAATTTGTAGAAGAACCAAAATATGGTTCAAAATTAGTTGCAAATGAATTTACAAAATTCTTAAATGAACAATTAGCAGAGGTTGATTCACCATTTGAAAAAATAATAGTGTATATTAAAATTCCTGCAATTGGAGCTTCAAAATTACCTGTATTTATTCAAACAAAATCAAAAGCAAATACTCCAATTGTTTTTGGTGGATATTCAGCAAAAGAACAAAAAACTTATACAGTTGTAGATATTACAAGAAATGATTATGACCCATTAAAAGTTGGTTCATTCAAAGTAACTATTCGTTTGAAAAATGAATTAAAATAG
- the rdgB gene encoding RdgB/HAM1 family non-canonical purine NTP pyrophosphatase, whose product MKTIWFASNNENKINEMKYLFPEIEIKSIKNFNSNIDIPENEPTFEGNSLYKAKFLANLVGEPVIADDSGICIEGLNNFPGIYSARWAKPEKDWNIINKMVLDKMLENNLINQEDRKAYFISVTSFVDLKNNIEEIFIGKTEGIIVKEQLGENGFAYDKIFKPLNCELTYAQMSKEEKSKISHRRKSIDLLKKFLKDHKYL is encoded by the coding sequence ATGAAAACAATATGATTTGCTTCAAATAATGAAAACAAAATTAATGAAATGAAATATTTATTTCCAGAGATTGAAATAAAAAGTATTAAAAATTTTAATAGTAATATTGATATTCCAGAAAACGAGCCAACATTTGAAGGAAATTCATTATATAAGGCAAAATTTTTAGCTAATCTAGTTGGTGAACCTGTTATTGCAGATGATTCAGGAATTTGTATTGAAGGTTTAAATAATTTTCCAGGCATTTATTCTGCACGTTGAGCAAAACCAGAAAAAGATTGGAATATTATAAATAAAATGGTTCTAGATAAAATGTTGGAAAATAATTTAATTAATCAAGAGGATAGAAAAGCATATTTTATTTCAGTAACTTCATTTGTGGATTTAAAAAATAATATTGAAGAAATATTTATAGGTAAAACAGAAGGGATTATTGTTAAAGAACAATTAGGAGAAAATGGCTTTGCTTATGATAAAATTTTTAAACCTTTAAATTGTGAACTTACTTACGCTCAAATGTCAAAAGAAGAAAAATCTAAAATATCACATAGAAGAAAATCAATTGATCTTTTAAAAAAATTTTTAAAAGATCATAAATACTTATAA
- a CDS encoding DEAD/DEAH box helicase, with amino-acid sequence MKFSDFGFKKFINDALEEIDFIYPTSIQEKVIPLIKKHKSVIAQSHTGTGKTHSFLLPILNNINYEVDNKIQCVIITPTRELARQILDNTKDLLKFNSNGNVSLFIGGDDIEKQKDNLKNKQPMIVIGTPTRLKKLYEENFLQLTTTKYLVIDECDMIFDLGFIDEVDFLISKINKDVNISLFSATINNSIKPFLRKYLSNSIFIENIDKNPTNKNIEHVLIWTRNKENKEILNILVNKINPYVCMIFLNRKDKIKEIVSWLNDFGIKNVGELHGGLDPRQRSNMQKRIQNMEFKWIVASDVAARGIDIDGVSQIISIDLPNDLDYYIHRSGRTGRKEYSGQSYVLFNSTNQHLVDELKSKNITFTNFKLSNNELVEIIDKTKKKEYIASLPVNVETNKIVNKYKSKKVKPGYKKKRKAEIEKVKKDIRRKHIKESIAKIKKEKYKKRREELFDN; translated from the coding sequence ATGAAATTTTCAGATTTTGGTTTTAAAAAATTTATTAATGATGCTTTAGAAGAAATTGATTTTATTTATCCTACATCTATTCAAGAAAAAGTTATACCTCTAATTAAAAAACATAAATCAGTTATTGCACAATCTCATACAGGTACAGGTAAAACGCATTCTTTTTTATTGCCAATTTTAAATAATATTAACTATGAAGTTGATAATAAAATTCAATGTGTAATTATAACTCCAACAAGAGAATTGGCAAGGCAAATACTTGATAATACAAAAGATTTATTAAAATTTAATTCAAATGGAAATGTTTCATTATTCATTGGTGGAGATGATATTGAAAAACAAAAAGACAATTTAAAAAACAAGCAGCCAATGATTGTTATTGGAACTCCAACAAGATTAAAAAAACTTTATGAAGAAAATTTTCTTCAATTAACAACAACAAAATATTTAGTAATTGATGAATGTGATATGATTTTTGATTTAGGTTTTATTGATGAAGTAGATTTTTTAATTTCAAAAATTAATAAGGATGTTAATATTTCATTATTTTCTGCAACAATTAATAATTCTATTAAGCCATTTTTAAGAAAATATTTATCAAATTCAATTTTTATTGAAAATATAGATAAAAATCCTACAAATAAAAATATAGAACATGTTTTAATTTGAACAAGAAATAAAGAAAATAAAGAAATTTTAAATATTTTGGTAAATAAAATTAATCCATATGTTTGTATGATTTTTTTGAATAGAAAAGATAAAATTAAAGAAATAGTTTCTTGATTAAATGATTTTGGAATAAAAAATGTGGGGGAATTACATGGTGGCTTAGATCCAAGACAAAGAAGCAATATGCAAAAAAGAATTCAAAATATGGAATTCAAATGAATTGTTGCAAGTGATGTTGCTGCTAGGGGAATTGATATTGATGGAGTAAGCCAAATTATTTCAATTGATTTACCAAATGACCTTGATTATTATATTCACAGAAGTGGAAGAACAGGTAGAAAAGAATATTCTGGTCAAAGTTATGTTTTATTTAATTCAACAAATCAACATTTAGTAGATGAATTAAAATCGAAAAATATAACTTTTACAAATTTTAAATTATCAAACAATGAATTGGTTGAAATCATTGATAAAACAAAGAAAAAAGAGTACATTGCAAGTTTACCTGTAAATGTTGAAACAAATAAAATTGTTAATAAATATAAAAGTAAAAAAGTAAAACCTGGTTATAAGAAAAAGAGAAAAGCTGAAATTGAAAAAGTAAAAAAAGATATTAGAAGAAAACACATAAAAGAATCAATTGCAAAAATCAAAAAGGAAAAATACAAAAAACGTAGAGAAGAACTATTTGACAATTAA
- a CDS encoding AAA family ATPase, which produces MDITERINKLIDQISYQVYEKETIFRLAMLALLAEESIFLLGKPGIAKSLISRRMKFAIKNGTNFEYLMNKFSTPEEIYGPVDLKLLKEGKYIRVVQDYLPSANVGFLDEIWKAGPSIQNTLLTIINEKIFRNGGKDIKVPLKLLISASNELPAEGEGLEALFDRFIIRFIAEGLKDVNNFEQLLDGESSLDVEVDPELQLTLDELSVWKKQIKDVRMSRRTLDFIHYFRKKMTLETNGEGYISDRRWKKISGLIKTSAFYNGRAKTDIPDLFVIPYCIWDNEEQEEKYFSIFYQAFLEQFGLEWRNEKRNLLNQLDLINSQIGQIEAQYLRLTPYDNPFKQKINPGTYYFINFTDGGDEYKVCLISAADWNKVRNLPSEEFEIELHFGPNLNKYVGSQLTLIKAYKSDQVLFVKENRRYQIQNDNAAEYNNQMVNLSQKITEIETLVKEVSAKMFKEYKKYTNMNCIFFKDIYDEKIAEAFDTKPKNKLSDSSLAENEVQEFEDLDINMKV; this is translated from the coding sequence ATGGATATAACAGAAAGAATTAATAAGTTAATAGACCAAATTTCATATCAAGTTTATGAAAAGGAAACAATTTTTAGACTTGCTATGTTGGCTTTATTGGCAGAGGAATCAATATTTTTACTTGGTAAGCCTGGAATTGCAAAATCACTTATTTCTCGTAGAATGAAGTTTGCAATTAAAAATGGAACAAATTTTGAATATTTAATGAATAAATTTTCAACTCCAGAGGAAATCTATGGACCGGTTGATTTAAAGCTTCTAAAAGAAGGAAAATATATTAGAGTGGTTCAAGATTATCTTCCAAGTGCAAATGTTGGTTTTTTAGATGAAATTTGAAAAGCTGGACCAAGTATTCAAAATACTTTATTAACAATTATTAATGAAAAAATTTTTAGAAATGGTGGAAAAGATATCAAGGTTCCACTAAAATTGTTAATTTCAGCTTCAAATGAGTTACCAGCAGAAGGTGAAGGTCTTGAAGCTTTATTTGACCGTTTCATAATTAGATTTATTGCAGAAGGATTGAAAGATGTAAATAATTTTGAACAATTATTAGATGGTGAATCATCTTTAGATGTTGAAGTTGATCCAGAACTACAATTAACTCTTGACGAATTAAGTGTATGAAAAAAACAAATAAAAGATGTAAGAATGAGTAGAAGAACTCTTGATTTTATTCATTATTTTAGAAAAAAAATGACTTTAGAAACAAATGGTGAAGGATATATTTCAGATAGACGTTGAAAAAAAATATCAGGTCTTATTAAAACAAGTGCTTTTTATAATGGGAGAGCAAAAACAGATATTCCAGATTTATTTGTTATTCCATATTGCATATGAGATAATGAAGAGCAAGAAGAAAAATATTTTTCAATTTTTTATCAAGCATTTTTAGAACAATTTGGTTTAGAATGAAGAAATGAAAAAAGAAATTTGTTAAATCAGTTAGATTTAATAAATTCTCAAATTGGTCAAATTGAAGCCCAATACTTAAGATTAACTCCATATGATAATCCATTTAAACAAAAAATTAATCCAGGAACATATTATTTTATTAACTTTACTGATGGTGGTGATGAGTATAAAGTTTGTTTAATCTCTGCAGCTGATTGAAATAAAGTTAGAAATTTACCAAGTGAAGAATTTGAAATTGAACTTCATTTTGGGCCAAATTTAAATAAATATGTTGGTAGTCAACTTACTTTAATAAAAGCATATAAATCAGATCAAGTTTTATTTGTAAAGGAAAATAGAAGATATCAAATTCAAAATGATAATGCAGCAGAATACAACAATCAAATGGTTAATTTAAGTCAAAAGATCACTGAAATTGAAACTTTAGTTAAAGAAGTTTCTGCAAAAATGTTTAAAGAGTATAAAAAATATACAAATATGAATTGTATTTTCTTTAAAGATATTTATGATGAAAAAATTGCAGAAGCATTTGATACAAAACCAAAAAATAAATTAAGTGATTCTTCACTAGCAGAAAATGAAGTTCAAGAATTTGAAGATTTAGATATTAATATGAAAGTTTAA
- a CDS encoding DUF1700 domain-containing protein: MTEKILLPKKIKKWILFLKNGLSKLEIEDRDDILLSYTEQFSEEVSEGKSPESILINLRPIPIIVKEIYEEFNIEDSSKRKEKIKKNIMKVEITDNENNQEKSRWSFSKIFAAILSFMISLVSWTLTIAFAITAIITPISLIVAVAMSYINYDPYFGTSISLLLIAIVPFATVLVFFLTTILYKSSLKLSNFFKIRKNQKQFSIKFE; encoded by the coding sequence ATGACAGAAAAAATTTTATTGCCAAAAAAAATTAAAAAGTGAATACTTTTTTTAAAAAATGGTTTATCTAAATTAGAGATTGAAGATAGAGATGATATTTTACTAAGTTATACAGAACAATTTAGTGAAGAAGTAAGTGAAGGAAAAAGTCCAGAATCAATTTTAATTAATTTAAGACCAATTCCAATAATTGTTAAAGAAATTTATGAAGAATTCAATATAGAAGATTCTTCAAAAAGAAAGGAAAAAATTAAGAAAAATATTATGAAAGTAGAAATAACTGATAATGAAAATAATCAAGAAAAGTCTAGATGAAGTTTTTCAAAAATTTTTGCAGCAATCTTGAGTTTTATGATTAGTTTAGTTAGCTGAACACTAACAATTGCATTTGCAATAACTGCAATTATTACACCAATTTCATTAATAGTTGCAGTAGCAATGTCTTATATAAACTACGACCCATATTTTGGAACCAGTATCTCATTACTTCTAATTGCAATTGTTCCTTTTGCAACTGTATTAGTTTTTTTCTTAACAACTATTTTATATAAATCAAGTTTAAAATTATCAAATTTTTTTAAAATTAGAAAAAACCAAAAACAATTTTCTATAAAATTTGAATAA
- a CDS encoding tRNA (cytidine(34)-2'-O)-methyltransferase produces MRKINIVLYQPEIADNVGAIMRTCALINAKLHLIEPFGFIFDKRNFVRSSANNFESCEYIRYDDWNNFKELNQSIKLFCMTRYGKKPISDFNFSKENDEIFIMFGKESTGIAKDILKKNINYCFRIPMVPTGRSLNIANSVGIAAYEVLRQWDYLNLSKVEVEKGEDFLEKD; encoded by the coding sequence ATGAGAAAAATTAATATAGTTTTATATCAACCAGAAATTGCAGATAATGTTGGAGCTATTATGCGAACATGTGCTTTAATAAATGCAAAACTTCATTTAATTGAACCTTTTGGTTTTATCTTTGATAAAAGAAATTTTGTACGAAGTAGTGCCAATAATTTTGAAAGTTGTGAATATATAAGATATGATGATTGAAATAATTTTAAAGAATTAAATCAAAGTATTAAATTATTTTGTATGACAAGATATGGGAAAAAACCAATTAGTGATTTTAATTTTTCAAAAGAAAATGATGAAATATTTATAATGTTTGGAAAAGAATCAACAGGAATTGCAAAAGATATTTTAAAAAAAAATATAAATTATTGTTTTAGAATTCCAATGGTGCCAACAGGAAGAAGTTTAAATATAGCAAATTCAGTTGGTATTGCAGCTTATGAAGTTTTAAGACAATGGGATTATCTTAATCTTTCAAAAGTTGAGGTTGAAAAGGGAGAAGATTTTTTAGAAAAAGATTAA
- a CDS encoding helix-turn-helix transcriptional regulator — MIVLYFLNKKDYYTYELNKAISEFVQINESTAYAIFKKLIK, encoded by the coding sequence ATGATAGTATTATATTTTTTAAATAAAAAAGATTATTATACATATGAATTAAATAAAGCAATTAGCGAATTTGTTCAAATCAATGAGTCAACAGCTTATGCAATTTTCAAAAAGTTAATTAAATAA